TGGCTCACCTGGAAagcttatttttgtattttgcaacTCTGGAGTTTGAGTTGTGATATTGAGGACTGGCAACTCTTTCAGTACCCAGAGAGGGGGTGCCAGTTTTGAAATCTCTTTTACAGGTGATGTGAATGCAGACAGTTGGGCTCAGAGTACAAGGCCACATGCATGTTAAGCGGAGATGTTAAGCTGCTGGCATCAGCTGTTCCCTTGACAGCTGTTTTTTGGCTCAAAAGCCCCTGCAGAAAGGGAATAGTCTGGGGCACCACCTGTGGCCCAACCTGTTGAATATGTAACCATTTCCCCCTGTTCATTGCCCAGCTTGCCCGGCGCTTGCCCGCACGAGTGCAGGGATATCCGTGGCGGCTTGCATACAGTACACTGGAGCACGGGACTAGCCTGAAGACTCTGTACCGTAAATCAGCATCTCTCGACAGTCCAGTTCTCCTTGTCATCAAGGATATGGACAACCAGGTAAGGAGTGCTTGTTCTGCGAGGGTTGGACTGAAAGGGCAACACTATAAGAAGTTATTATTATGAAGTGCTAGTCATGCTGTGAAGTGACATCATGCCAAAATAAGACactggtgtttgttttcttttatattttctacTGGTTAAACTAAACTTACAGGCAGGAAGGTACATCAGCACTAATAGAAATACCCGCCTCAGCTTCATAACTGCAATGAGTGCTTCTTTTAATAGTGCCCATGGATGTATCTTCCTTAGGTATCTCAGTTAACAAGCTGTCACAAATAATGCCTCTGTAGAGGTCTAGTACTTCAGCAGCTCCTAGAGTTGGCATTCCTGTTGCTGTTGTTGTCATCTGGCTTTTAACTTGCAGGATACAAAAGATTCGCAGGAGTACTTGCTCATCTGATGTACTTTACCAGTTGGTTCTTCTAACATGAAGCACCATCTCAGTTGTTCtttggaaagtattttgaaatgtttgggctttttctcttgaattttGCACTGTTCTCAAAAGTAGTTTAATCATTTTATTCTGACAGATATTTGGAGCTTATGCTACACATCCCTTCAGGTTTAGTGACCATTACTATGGCACTGGTGAAACATTCCTCTACACATTCTGTCCAAATTTCAAGGTAAGTGAGTGTTCACTTTCTCAAATAAGATTTTTGGGTTCCACTTCTGAACATTTATGAGATTTTTACGGAGACAGCATATTTGAGTTTAGAAGATGTGCTGGCTGTTGGTGAATGCAGTTAATCACTCATTGCTTCAATGCAATGCTTTAAGCAAAAGTGGCTGTAATTATCTGAAGTGCCGAGAGGACAGTTTGTAAGGGTGAGGAGAGGGTTTTGAACGGATTgaaggggagagcagggaggagtAAGGAGTGGACTGTCAAAGACTCACCTAGGAAGGCAGTGATACCAAGAATAGGGTATAATTTCACATGTGCTTAGGATCAAAGCGGCAACAAACCAGAAATAAGAGCGCTACTGAAGTACCCCTTAATGTTCATGGCTTAGCATTTTTCAATATTgaacacatttttcctttttaacagaaTGCCTGTTGATTTAGAGATGcaatgagaattttaaaaatgttaagggTGCCTTGTTCATAGCTTTAAGTATGTATTGTTCCTTTACTTTCTACCTATTACCTCTTGCTCCTCCCCattccaaaaaaaaatttaaaaaatgaccaTATCAAAAAATACCTGCTAAGAGTCAGTCCCTGGTAGTTTTCACACTCCaaatatatttggggttttttcccctcctcaggtATTCAAATGGAGTGGAGAGAACACCTACTTCATCAATGGAGACACCAGCTCTCTGGAGCTCGGAGGTGGAGGGTGAGTGAATGTTTGGTTTTCAAATCATgtagctaacttttttttttttttttttgaataagacTAGGAACAATGATAGTTGCAAGAAAAATTAATCAGTAAAATGGCTGAACTTACTTTTAGTAAACTGTTCAGGGCAGATACCTCAGCAATCTGATTTCTGTTACAGACCCACAGTAATTTTCATTGCTTAAGGAGAATGACTGATGTTAGGCAAgtagggtttgttgtttgggttttttagctagaaaaaaacccagatgttttGGGTAGATATGTGTCTCATTGCTGAAGCAGTTTGCCACTGAAAGATAATCTCTAATGACAGTTTTGCCATCAGCTTCTAAGGTTTCTCACGTGGTCCTTATTAAATTGTCATTATTCTGTGGATACACAAAGCAAGGATACAGACAGTTCTTAATCGGGTCCTGAGTTTCAAAGGTCAGTGGGTATGAAATCAAGGCCTAAGGCTATACGACTTAACTAAAGCTGACTGCAGGCTGCACCACGGAACATCTGGGCATGATTTGCATCGGGAGTGTGTAtacacccccctcctcctcctaaACCAGAAGGGGCCTAGTCCACATCCAAACAGCCAAGGAAGGGACCCCAACGCCTGCGCCCTCGTCTCAGCCTCAGCCACAGCTGGCAGTGCAAACAGCTGAACTGCACGGGGGGCTGCGGGCGCATGCTCGGTCCTGCGCTCTGCCCTGCTCACTGGCACAAACAAAAGCGAGGGGACTGCTCTACGAGCTTCTTGGCAAGTGCTTTGCCAGGATTGAGCTCTTCATGTTCGGTCCAAGAGGTCCTCAGAATTACCTAGATTCCTCCTTGTCACTGCTCTGGTTGTTCCTACAGCTTCCAGTATTTTTACTGTTATATATAACctgaatttttttgtgtatttcctttttaGTGGCCGGTTTGGCTTATGGTTAGATGCAGATTTGTATCACGGGCGAAGCAACTCCTGCAGCACCTTCAATAATGACATCTTATCTAAGAAAGAAGATTTCATAATACAAGATGTAGAAGTATGGACATTTGAGTGAAATACTGACAGCCTTAAGGACTGGATCCATTAGGCACTTAAAAGCTAACTAGAAGGTGCAGGCTGCCTCACAACATTACACGCTTTTTCCTCAAGTTTGTACCAGAGCATGACTacgcaaaaaaaccccaaccaaccaacccaagaaaaaacagagCTGGTTTTGAGAGGCAGTAAGAGACAGAACAGTAAGAGATCAGTCTGAAGTCTTTTTTACTTCCAACACTCCTCCATCGAAGATATGATGCTTATGAAAACATTTCATGGTGTATAGGATGAAAACGTTTTCTGTAACTGTGAAAAAGATCCTGTGGGAAAACTATAACTATCTAGTACATTCCATGTGTATTTATGTTCAACGTACAAATGCTAACCAAAAATAAAAGGTTACTTTACCAAAATCTGCAGCATACTGTTTGCCATGGAAAAGAATCACAAATAGGTGTATACAGCACTTAAgggaacatgtttttaaaatctttttatttattgttattgtatagcagattttttttttgtaaatgcatTAGCTAtgagtttttccttttaatatttcaaatcTCAATTTGATAAATAGTTACTCTTCAGGTAGGTTTCTGATGCCTTGGTGTTTATTCTGAGTCAATTTATTTGATTTCTGAtgttaatttttgtatttttattttgtaaatgagatttggtttttgttttaccCTAATTAGAGGGTTTGTTTTCTGGCAGAAACTTGAGTGcataattctgttttgttttttttctgagggagaaGGTGGATAGTGCTTCTTATTAACTCTGCTGCCACATTCCTGTTAATAggaataataatattattttggCAGTGTATGGAGACATTGGGCAAACTGCCACCTACTATAGACTGTATCAGCTCTGTTGCAGTCAACAGAATTGGGACAGCACGCTCTGAGCATCTGCCCTTGTATTATTTGACTGTTTATGAAGGACAGTTCTAAGAGAGGATTGTTTTTCTGTATCACCACCAAATGATTCAAAATAAGCCACCCACTGTGCTTTTATGAGCATTTCTCTACAAATTGAAGAATTTGTTAAGGAGAAAATACAATCGAGATTTAGAGAAGAATGCTATTTCCCGAACAGGCCAGATCATGTTAGTGTAATACTTGTTTTCTTAGTAATTATATATATGATTTCCTTCCCCAAAAAGACTTGAAGTAACAGGCTGGTTTAGGATTTGACAGGCAACTAAACATTCAGatactccctccccccccccccccccccaacgctaAAGAGAAAAAGACTCCATGTTACAAAATGAACATTTCAGTAAATAGGGAGAGTGTGACAGAGAACTGTTTGCTAAGGGATTCTCTTTTCCCATTAAGCTCTGGTTTTGTTTACACAATCCAGGCCTGACCAACGTTAGGACGCTGTCCTGCCCTTAGACTCAAATATGCCATTGTCCTGAGAAAGGCAGGCTTTAGAAACGGTAGTGTGTTTTCATGTGTTAAAACAGTACAGTCTAATTTTGGAATATTATTAACTGAGTAATACAACTCAATGTAGTTACTGCTCTtccctttttgattttttttaaaaaaaaaggccaagtGGTTTTCTTTCAAGAGCATTACTAAATCTTAATTCTGCACATAAATTTCACAGTCTAAAAACCAATGCTATATACAGTAAGCCTATAACACGCTGCACGTGAGCTTTTCACACTTCCCTTCTATGTGGTCTACTGCATCCATAAATAAAGTTCTTACTGGTagtgctgtaaaatatttttggaagtcGCTAACAGCATAACGCTTTCAAGATACCAGGAATATCTAATACTGTTTGCTCTTTTAAATGGTGGCAGACCacttaatagtttaaaaaaaaaaaaaaaaacaaaaaaacaccaaaccaaccaAGTTCAACATTTTACATACATTTCACTATTGCTACCTACAACTTACTCCATTATATTATCCTTGTCAGAGCATATCTAAACGCTGTGGTCTTATATTCAAAACAGTGTTGTTCAATCAAAATTCTGTGACCCTTGAAACTATGAATATTGAATATATGTAATGCAGTGCTATCACAATATTTTCAATAAAGGAATTTATGCATTCAGAAACTTCTTAcagatgttttctcttttattcttgaTCTTTAGTACATTTTAAAGGTGAAAGGGTGCAGCTTAAGTTACAGGTTATGCTGACAAATACCTACGTCTCCCCTCAAAAAGAGAATTCCAGCAATATCTTATCTTAGAAACATGGCTAAGGATATGGGagcttttgggttggggttttttttgtgtgtgtggtgtggcATCTCCTGAAATAGAGCTGTTTCGTGTTCACTCAAAGATAGACTGTGACAAAAGGCTAAAAAATACCAGTAAAGAGTTAAACAGTTGACCTAGTAGTTCTTGCTTCTCTCAGCTGTAGTGAATGACATGTATTCCCTCATCTTTTTTGACTAACCTGTTCCCAGGAGTCAAAAGTCCGTGTACCTTATTTTTGTATGCACCTTTTTTATATTGCTAAAGTgttgatgtatttttctttctgtccagGCAAGACAAAGGCGTACAATGCCTTAAAGTTACTTGGTTCTTGGCTTGTATTGGCTTTATGGTATACAGAGGTggcattaattaaaaacaaactacGATTACACATGAAACGGAACACATATGCTATCTGTGAACCTTCCTTTGAGTGAAATGGCTGTAAGATCTTTCTTACTGTAAAGTAAGAGGAAAATTCCAGTCACTAGTAGTTTTTCTCTCAGAGGGAGAACAAAAGGTTGTTCTTGCAACATGAAGCATGTGTTGCTCGGGTAAAGAGTTTTGATTCAGGACAGTGGTGAAATGCTCATTCACAATAACGCTTGTTAAGTATGCAGGTAAGTGCGGATGTTTGATTTGGTGCTGGTTTCAGCGCAGTTTTTGCACCAG
The window above is part of the Accipiter gentilis chromosome 15, bAccGen1.1, whole genome shotgun sequence genome. Proteins encoded here:
- the NCOA7 gene encoding nuclear receptor coactivator 7 isoform X5 codes for the protein MMKGKQMPLNIRILYYARPDQEEPFVEIITVEEAKRRKSVCSYYEEEDDDTLPVLKHHSALLENMHIEQLARRLPARVQGYPWRLAYSTLEHGTSLKTLYRKSASLDSPVLLVIKDMDNQIFGAYATHPFRFSDHYYGTGETFLYTFCPNFKVFKWSGENTYFINGDTSSLELGGGGGRFGLWLDADLYHGRSNSCSTFNNDILSKKEDFIIQDVEVWTFE